In Pectobacterium brasiliense, the genomic stretch TTATTTAGGAGAAAAAGGAATCGGCCGGTTGTCGGCTATGCGTCTTGGAGAAGGCTTGCGAGTTGAAACTGCTCGAGAATCTGACCCAAAACTAAACATACTTGAGATAGATTGGCGCGCTTTTGCAGATGTCGATGCAATGCTTGATCAAATACTAGTTAATCCGATAGCTGGCCCTGACAAACCAAGCGAAAACTGGTCTGGTACATCAGTAATTATTAGCAATCTAAGCGAGAATTGGACAAAAAAACGTGTCGAAGATATGGCGGAATATGAGTTCGCTCGACTTACTGATCCATTTTCAGATGCTGGACTCAGGCCTCGAATAGCTATTTTTTGGAATTCAGAAAGAAAGTCCATCCCCATAATGCCTTCAGCCCTGCTTTCTTCCGCGCATGCTCGTGTTGAAGCTAAATATGAAGTCATTGATGGTTCTCCTTCACTTACTTGTACAGTAGAAGCTCTAGATCTTGGTTTCGACCATCCAAAAGAACGCGAGAAGACAACTCTTACAGTTGAAGACTTGCAAAGTGCAATTATTGGCCGAGAAGCACATATTGATGATAGTGCCCTCAGCACCGTGGGCTCATTTTCGTTCGAGGCGTACTGGTACAACCGTAGGAGGTTAACTCGCGTCGATGCTATAGGCGAGCAACGTGCAGTACGTGAATTACAGGAAAAATGGTCGGGAATTATGCTATTCAGAGACCGCTTTCGTGTTTTCCCGTATGGTGAAGATGAAGACGACTGGCTTGAGTTAGATCGAAGAGCGTTACGGCGTTCCGGATACACTCTCAATAAAACTCAATTTATTGGTAGAGTGATGATCTCACGTACTGGAAACCCAACATTGGTAGATCAGACTAACCGTGAAGGTCTCCGCATCACTCCAGAACAAAGAGTTTTCCTCGAAGTAATTCGCTATGTCGTACAAGATCGACTTGGCACTTTTATGCAGGATGTGGAACGTCAATATAAGAATAAAAAAGTCGATCTTTCTGATGCCCAAACGCAGGTTTCGAAATTAGAAAGTAGGGCTAAGAATGCTATTCGTCAGTTAAAACGGTTAACCCCATCAGAAGGAAACGAAGCTATTGAAGATCTTCAGCAAACTTTATTTGAGTTCTCTGAGTTTGCTGCGAATGCCCGCCAACGCATTACTGAAGTTGAACAAGAAAGCAGACAGATGGTAGAAATGGCTGGAGTTGGGCTCATGGTGGAAGTAGTAGCACACGAACTTGCACGTGCATCCGAGAATGCATTAAAAGAACTCGACCTCCTTCATGCTAAAGATATGCCAGAAGATTTGCGTGCCCATTTTAAAAACCTTCAAGCTGAACTAAAAAGTGTAAGTAAAAGAGTTAGAGTACTAGATCCAATGAGTGTCTCAGGTCGGCAACGAATGGAGGCATTCAAACTTGACGAACTTATTAGTGATATAATTGAAGGACATCGAGCGCAGTTCTCACGGCATAATATTCATATAATAGCCGATCTTCCTAAAAATTCCATTCGTATAAGAGCAGTAAAAGGAATGATTGTACAGATTTTAGAGAACTTGATCTCAAACTCAGTATATTGGCTAGATATGAAAGCAGAGCGTGAAAGAAGCTTCCGTGCTGAGATAAAAATCACATTAGAAAGTAGTCCTCCCACTATTACCT encodes the following:
- a CDS encoding sensor histidine kinase, translated to MFRITARTVLELGSELISSDIIAFYELIKNGFDAQTKSGVEIRFDIPLSQKSYQRLYQLITEDCDITNVKSHIISSLDTSASEKSRNGFSSLIERAINFVELRKLLIEAQGRYNTITVSDTGSGMSLDDLNHNFLVIGTPSRKHEVEAAMQRGDKEAPYLGEKGIGRLSAMRLGEGLRVETARESDPKLNILEIDWRAFADVDAMLDQILVNPIAGPDKPSENWSGTSVIISNLSENWTKKRVEDMAEYEFARLTDPFSDAGLRPRIAIFWNSERKSIPIMPSALLSSAHARVEAKYEVIDGSPSLTCTVEALDLGFDHPKEREKTTLTVEDLQSAIIGREAHIDDSALSTVGSFSFEAYWYNRRRLTRVDAIGEQRAVRELQEKWSGIMLFRDRFRVFPYGEDEDDWLELDRRALRRSGYTLNKTQFIGRVMISRTGNPTLVDQTNREGLRITPEQRVFLEVIRYVVQDRLGTFMQDVERQYKNKKVDLSDAQTQVSKLESRAKNAIRQLKRLTPSEGNEAIEDLQQTLFEFSEFAANARQRITEVEQESRQMVEMAGVGLMVEVVAHELARASENALKELDLLHAKDMPEDLRAHFKNLQAELKSVSKRVRVLDPMSVSGRQRMEAFKLDELISDIIEGHRAQFSRHNIHIIADLPKNSIRIRAVKGMIVQILENLISNSVYWLDMKAERERSFRAEIKITLESSPPTITFEDNGRGISPDNREQVFKAFFSLKDTRRRRGLGLFIAREAAQYNGGTLTLAEATNSETGRLHRFILELPEGAQL